The stretch of DNA TACGCTCCCGGCCTTTCCATATCGGGAACGAATATCAACTTTACCCTTCCCAAGGCGGCCAGCGTTAGCCTTAAGGTGTACGACGCCACAGGCAAACTCGTTTCAACACTTCTTGAGGGTTCTGCGGCGCAGGGCAATCATTCATACAATCTGAGCGCTCATTCCGGGGTATACTTCGTCAAGCTTGTCACGCCGGACTATTCCGCCGTACGCAAGGTCGTTATCTTTTAAATTAGACTCTTTTTAATGCTTTGAGGCGGCCATGGTGCCGCCTCTCTTGTTTTAGGGGATTTCCACGATATATTTCGATGCGTTTCACGTGAAACATCGCCGGGTTTTACAAGCATTATTAATTGACATTTCCCAGTCGAAGGGTAAACTCAGGGCGATGACAATCTCTATATACCCCCCAGGAGTATTCGACATAATCCTTGCATCTATAATAGCATTAGGAACCGCCATCCCTCTGATTTTTGCGCCAAAAAGGTTTTTCGCGGTCATTAGACTTCTGAGACCCTTAAGGCTCATCCACTACGGCGGTTTCGCGGCAGGCGGTGCAGTAATAGGCGCCGCAGTCGCTAACAAACCCCTGGATATCTACCTCATTCTGTGGTCGACCGTATCTGCTTTTATCGCTTTCCAGGCTGCCGTGTTTTTGAACGATATCTTTGACTCAGAAATCGACCGGTTGGCAGGCAAGGACACCCCTTTCACAAAAGGGGTTCTTTCCCGAAGAGGTTCGTGGATTCTTGCCGCAGGATTATCGATTTTCTCTCTGGTAATTGTTTCAAGGTGCGGGTTGGATAGTTTCCTTGCGCTTCTTTCTGCGCATATTGTATCCCTTGTTTATTCGACCCCCCTTCTGCGTGCGAAAAAGGTATACCCCCTGAACGTATTCCTTTTAGCGCTCGCAGGCCTTGCAGTGATGGTCTCCGGTTTTGCGAGTCATGCGCACTGGACGCTCTTTCCTGTAAGGATGCTTATATTGATCCTCCTCACCTTGACCTTGACATTCGGCACTAAGGACATGGCCGACGTTGAGGGCGACCGGGCAAGGGGCGTCAGGACTCTATTCACCATTCTTGGCTTAGAAAGCGGCTTGCGGGTAAATGCGGCGCTCGTTCTGGTTTCCTACCTTGCCACGCCGCTCATTCTCAACTATATTCCGCTCTTTTGGGCTGCGATACCTGCAGGTGCAATCTCATCTATTTTAATACTCTTGGCAAAAAAGAGAGTGAAATTAATTGAAGGACTCATTCTTCTTGTGTATATTGCGTTTGCCCTGGCGATCTTGTGGCTCATCGTGACCGCAAGGCTCGTGTTTCACGTGAAACAATCTCTTGCAACCTAATTTTTTACGCGACTTAAGCTCACAAAAGTGGGTTGTTAATCTCCGGGGTTTCTTTTATCGCCGTGGCACGAATCCCTGCATTCGTATGCCGAAACGAGGTCCCTTTTTACGGAAAAAAAGCAGGACAAAGAGCCACCAGAGGTGG from bacterium encodes:
- a CDS encoding UbiA family prenyltransferase gives rise to the protein MTISIYPPGVFDIILASIIALGTAIPLIFAPKRFFAVIRLLRPLRLIHYGGFAAGGAVIGAAVANKPLDIYLILWSTVSAFIAFQAAVFLNDIFDSEIDRLAGKDTPFTKGVLSRRGSWILAAGLSIFSLVIVSRCGLDSFLALLSAHIVSLVYSTPLLRAKKVYPLNVFLLALAGLAVMVSGFASHAHWTLFPVRMLILILLTLTLTFGTKDMADVEGDRARGVRTLFTILGLESGLRVNAALVLVSYLATPLILNYIPLFWAAIPAGAISSILILLAKKRVKLIEGLILLVYIAFALAILWLIVTARLVFHVKQSLAT